In Crassostrea angulata isolate pt1a10 chromosome 4, ASM2561291v2, whole genome shotgun sequence, one genomic interval encodes:
- the LOC128181549 gene encoding slit homolog 3 protein-like, whose protein sequence is MRSFILFLVGTLIAASVAADDGCPVNCNCNQTNVKCHGYNSVPQQFRSFSIIKVFDLSNNNLTSLSKTDFAKFVNIEKLSLEGNSITNIEKGSFSSLHRLRMLNISTNKLESIEDGVFCNLTSLTTLILNNNYISNLSLDVFHNVPNLQRLDLSLNRIYSFSSCSLILPSLRYLNLDNNSLATIPSHIFNCTPHLQTLRLNLNRIRHLQKYSFSNVPNISSVSLDNNLIRILDIETFEVKHQNLNTLLECKIKVFSIAGNFLTEVPNALNDLVYVGHLDISDNNIQTIRTLAFDRLRYLRYLRISEMPLLSKVDVDAFGGLNLRDIFMTRNPMLKELPGNLLQNMGELRTVVLNNNGLVTLPKSLCNWQQLMDVMLNDNNFICSCSNSWLQSYRGWDTPQTQQHVKKLKCHRPNNPDDFLIKDYDFSRLSCMSLGSAVSTKSRVLVGLIAATLTLLALSVILFIVRYRKRLVFRYRQFKYRRHTDSAFTIEPKYSDLSTNGDLHGDTPNTRDKANLLT, encoded by the coding sequence TGGATGTCCTGTAAACTGTAATTGTAATCAAACCAACGTCAAGTGTCATGGATACAACTCTGTGCCGCAACAGTTTAGAAGTTTTTCAATAATCAAAGTTTTCGATTTGTCCAACAACAATCTGACCTCTCTATCCAAAACAGATTTCGCAAAATTTGTGAACATCGAAAAGTTGAGCTTGGAGGGAAACTCCATTACCAACATCGAAAAAGGGAGCTTCTCGTCGCTTCACCGATTGCGAATGTTAAACATTTCAACCAACAAATTAGAAAGCATAGAGGACGGTGTATTTTGTAACCTGACCTCGTTAACGACCCTTATTCTAAACAATAACTACATCTCTAATCTTTCTTTGGATGTTTTTCATAATGTTCCTAACTTACAACGACTAGATTTGTCCCTGAATAGAATCTACTCTTTTAGTTCCTGTTCGTTGATACTTCCGAGTTTGCGCTATCTGAATCTGGACAATAACAGTCTGGCTACGATTCCATCGCACATTTTTAACTGCACTCCACATCTTCAAACGTTGCGATTGAATTTGAATAGAATACGACACCTACAGAAATACAGTTTTTCAAATGTCCCCAACATCTCAAGTGTTAGTTTGGACAACAACTTAATTCGCATACTTGACATCGAGACTTTCGAGGTTAAACATCAGAACCTTAACACACTTCTGGAATGTAAAATCAAGGTATTCTCTATCGCAGGGAATTTTCTCACCGAAGTACCAAATGCATTGAATGACCTCGTCTATGTGGGTCATCTCGACATAAGCGACAACAATATCCAAACCATTAGAACACTGGCATTTGACCGCCTCAGATACTTGCGTTATCTTCGAATATCAGAAATGCCACTTCTTAGTAAAGTAGATGTAGATGCATTTGGAGGCCTGAATCTCAGAGATATATTTATGACCAGAAACCCAATGTTGAAAGAGCTACCCGGAAATCTCTTGCAAAACATGGGGGAGCTGCGCACTGTAGTGCTAAACAACAATGGTCTGGTGACTCTCCCGAAAAGTTTGTGCAACTGGCAACAGTTAATGGACGTCATGCTAAATGACAACAATTTTATCTGTTCCTGTAGCAACAGTTGGCTTCAGTCATATCGAGGCTGGGATACCCCTCAAACTCAGCAACACGTCAAGAAGTTAAAATGCCATAGACCAAATAACCCCGATGACTTTCTCATCAAAGACTATGATTTTAGCCGCCTCTCCTGTATGAGTCTCGGATCGGCAGTGTCTACTAAATCACGGGTTCTTGTCGGACTGATAGCTGCCACTTTAACGTTGTTGGCACTTTCCGTTATTTTATTCATCGTTCGCTACCGGAAGCGGTTGGTATTCCGGTACAGACAATTCAAGTACAGGCGCCACACCGACTCCGCATTTACTATAGAACCCAAGTACAGCGACCTATCTACAAACGGTGATCTCCATGGAGACACTCCAAACACAAGAGACAAAGCTAATCTTTTGACgtga